The Janthinobacterium lividum genome has a window encoding:
- a CDS encoding ATPase domain-containing protein produces MNKVTIHRLATGVPGLDELLGGGIPEFSFNLVAGTPGSGKTTLAHQIMFSLATTERKALFFTVLGEPPLKMLRYQQQFPFFDVEKINQSIKFVNLSADLLEGDFDRVLARIAEEVEAFSPSLVFVDSFRSVVQSAKAMDTGAAGLQNFVQQLGAQMTSWLATTFLIGEYLAPEAESSAVFTVADGILWLSQLVHRDAMVRKIQVVKMRGQSQSLGVHTFRINDDGVEIFSRAVLKASSLGKVSISGNERLSLGVPELDQMMGGGLPAGYSLLLVGPSGSGKTVLATQFLTEGVRCGEPGVIAAFEKSPNQLLSHQLNALVSSGQIGVINTRTLDLSLDEILHDLVSMITRMKAKRVVIDSLSGFEMALASMFREDFRESLYRLVAALTEMGVSVLMTAELEDQYTALRFSSYGNAFLADAIVMQRYVELEGQFKRVVSVVKVRGSGHSKDIRFYDIDAGA; encoded by the coding sequence ATGAACAAAGTCACCATCCACCGCCTGGCCACTGGCGTGCCGGGGTTGGACGAACTGCTGGGAGGCGGAATACCTGAATTTTCCTTCAACCTGGTGGCGGGCACTCCTGGCAGCGGCAAGACGACGCTGGCGCACCAGATCATGTTTTCCCTCGCCACGACGGAGCGCAAGGCGCTGTTTTTCACGGTCCTGGGCGAGCCACCGCTGAAGATGCTGCGTTATCAGCAGCAGTTCCCCTTCTTCGATGTGGAAAAGATCAACCAGTCGATCAAGTTCGTCAATCTGTCGGCTGACTTGCTGGAAGGTGATTTCGACCGCGTGCTGGCGCGCATCGCCGAAGAGGTGGAGGCGTTCTCGCCCAGCCTCGTCTTCGTCGATTCCTTCCGCTCCGTGGTGCAGTCGGCCAAGGCCATGGACACGGGCGCGGCCGGCTTGCAGAATTTCGTGCAGCAACTGGGCGCGCAAATGACCAGCTGGTTGGCCACGACCTTCCTGATCGGCGAATACCTGGCGCCCGAGGCTGAGTCCAGCGCCGTGTTCACGGTCGCCGATGGCATCCTGTGGCTGTCGCAGCTCGTGCACCGCGACGCCATGGTACGCAAGATACAGGTAGTCAAGATGCGCGGCCAGTCACAAAGCCTGGGCGTGCATACCTTTCGCATCAATGATGATGGCGTGGAAATCTTTTCCCGCGCCGTGCTGAAGGCCAGCAGCCTGGGCAAGGTCAGCATTTCCGGCAATGAGCGCCTGTCGCTGGGCGTGCCGGAGCTCGACCAGATGATGGGAGGCGGCTTGCCGGCCGGCTATTCGCTGCTGCTGGTGGGGCCGTCCGGTTCCGGCAAAACAGTGCTGGCCACGCAATTTCTCACGGAAGGCGTGCGCTGCGGCGAGCCCGGCGTGATCGCCGCCTTCGAGAAAAGCCCGAACCAGCTGCTCAGCCATCAATTGAATGCACTCGTCAGTTCCGGCCAGATCGGCGTGATCAACACGCGCACCCTGGATTTGTCGCTGGATGAAATCCTGCATGACCTGGTGAGCATGATCACGCGCATGAAGGCCAAGCGCGTGGTCATCGATTCGCTGTCCGGTTTTGAAATGGCGCTGGCCTCCATGTTCCGCGAGGATTTCCGTGAATCGCTGTACCGCCTGGTGGCGGCCTTGACGGAGATGGGCGTGTCGGTGCTGATGACGGCCGAGCTGGAAGACCAGTACACCGCGCTGCGCTTCAGTTCCTACGGCAACGCCTTCCTGGCCGACGCCATCGTCATGCAACGCTACGTCGAACTCGAAGGCCAGTTCAAACGCGTGGTGTCGGTGGTGAAGGTGCGCGGTAGCGGCCACAGCAAGGATATCCGTTTCTATGATATCGACGCGGGGGCTTGA
- a CDS encoding HAMP domain-containing sensor histidine kinase has product MRASVLRLWMAQVSVASKTATEDILRFNEAIDKALQESAIRYSQQSERTRNTFLAILSHDLRSPLSTMTMAGALLSRPSANSSSTVEIGARVARSAATMTTMVNDLLEFARTQLGGHMPVSPILGDLGEICRTAVEDASAAHPKCKFELSTTGEMIGDFDAARLAQLFSNLLNNAAQYRTDDQPVTITACGDADTAVVQVKNFGRQIPEASLKTIFDPLVQLAVSDEHKAPNATSIGLGLFIAREIACAHGGTIGAESSLECGTVFTVCLPRVALNENANGG; this is encoded by the coding sequence ATGCGCGCCAGCGTTCTGCGACTGTGGATGGCACAGGTGTCAGTGGCGTCAAAAACGGCGACAGAAGACATCCTGCGCTTTAATGAAGCGATAGACAAGGCGTTGCAGGAATCGGCCATACGCTATTCGCAGCAGAGCGAACGCACCCGCAATACCTTTCTCGCCATCCTCAGCCACGATCTGCGCAGCCCGCTGAGCACGATGACGATGGCAGGTGCGCTGCTGAGCAGGCCGAGCGCGAACTCCTCTTCCACGGTAGAGATCGGTGCAAGGGTTGCCCGCAGCGCAGCCACCATGACAACCATGGTGAACGATCTGCTGGAATTTGCCAGGACGCAGCTGGGGGGACACATGCCCGTTTCGCCCATCTTGGGCGACTTGGGGGAAATCTGCAGGACGGCCGTCGAGGACGCTTCGGCCGCTCACCCGAAATGCAAGTTCGAACTGAGTACCACGGGCGAGATGATCGGCGACTTCGATGCGGCCCGCTTGGCCCAGCTGTTTTCCAATTTGCTCAACAATGCTGCGCAATATCGCACCGACGACCAGCCTGTGACCATCACGGCCTGCGGCGATGCCGATACGGCGGTGGTGCAGGTCAAGAATTTCGGCCGCCAGATCCCGGAGGCCTCGCTGAAGACCATTTTCGATCCCCTGGTACAGCTGGCCGTTTCCGACGAACACAAGGCACCGAATGCCACCAGCATCGGCTTGGGTCTGTTTATCGCGCGTGAAATCGCCTGCGCGCACGGCGGCACCATCGGCGCCGAGTCCAGCCTGGAGTGCGGCACGGTATTTACCGTGTGTCTGCCCAGGGTAGCGCTGAACGAGAACGCGAACGGCGGCTAG
- a CDS encoding ATP-binding protein, whose amino-acid sequence MQYTALSPDPEDAPAQQLPSEHNLHALHSREVKLLRETINQLLVMAKMQVQEKDKSDAFGLLIMQLREANQNLVLATFGAQDMQASAEATTLRQTEFLAMLAHELRNPLQPLAMANDLLAKKVELDPQLVDVHGVIGRQVAHMARLIDDLLDASRVSSGKITLQLAPILLSDIIASAMEVGQASISQRQQVLSVSVPDEPLVIEGDLVRLTQVLANLLINASKFTHEFGHIDIVVRRHDNLVEITVTDDGAGIALDIQPFIFDLFTQGFRSLERAQGGLGIGLSLVRIITQLHGGTVDVFSAGVGFGSQFVLQLPLSSLAPPSQDLQVEHAAHAASRRILLIEDNADAAEMLALLLTQDGHHVDVRNDGPSGLRAALDAPYDVIVCDIGLPGMDGFQVVSSARAALVAPLPCFVATSGYSQLGEFDRAGEAGFDHYLVKPINIDALSKIITAKAPR is encoded by the coding sequence ATGCAATACACAGCACTCTCGCCCGATCCTGAGGATGCGCCCGCCCAGCAGTTGCCCTCCGAGCACAATCTGCATGCCTTGCATAGCCGCGAAGTCAAGCTGCTGCGCGAGACGATCAACCAACTGTTGGTCATGGCCAAGATGCAGGTGCAGGAAAAAGATAAATCCGACGCCTTCGGCCTGTTGATCATGCAGTTGCGCGAAGCCAATCAAAACCTGGTGCTGGCAACGTTTGGCGCACAGGATATGCAAGCGTCCGCCGAAGCGACGACCTTGCGCCAGACGGAATTCCTGGCCATGCTTGCGCATGAGTTGCGCAATCCCTTGCAGCCGTTGGCGATGGCAAATGACTTGCTGGCCAAGAAGGTCGAGCTCGATCCCCAACTGGTGGATGTGCATGGCGTGATCGGCCGCCAGGTGGCGCACATGGCGCGCCTGATCGACGACTTGCTCGACGCTTCGCGCGTCAGCAGCGGGAAGATCACCTTGCAGCTGGCGCCCATCCTGCTGAGCGACATCATCGCCAGTGCCATGGAAGTTGGCCAGGCCAGCATCAGCCAACGCCAGCAAGTGCTGAGCGTGAGCGTGCCGGACGAACCCCTGGTCATCGAAGGGGACCTGGTACGCCTGACGCAGGTGTTAGCCAACTTGCTCATCAATGCAAGCAAATTCACGCACGAGTTTGGCCATATCGACATCGTCGTCAGGCGCCACGATAATTTGGTGGAAATTACGGTCACCGACGATGGCGCCGGCATCGCCCTCGATATCCAGCCCTTCATCTTCGACCTGTTTACGCAGGGCTTCCGTTCGCTGGAACGGGCGCAGGGCGGCCTGGGCATCGGCCTGTCGCTGGTGCGCATCATTACCCAGCTGCATGGGGGGACGGTGGATGTGTTCAGCGCCGGGGTCGGCTTTGGCAGCCAGTTTGTCTTGCAGTTGCCCCTGTCGTCGCTGGCGCCACCGTCTCAGGACTTGCAAGTGGAACATGCGGCGCATGCAGCGTCACGCCGCATATTGCTGATCGAGGATAATGCCGATGCGGCGGAAATGCTGGCGCTGCTGCTGACGCAGGATGGCCATCATGTCGACGTGCGCAACGATGGTCCCAGCGGCTTGCGCGCCGCGCTCGATGCGCCCTATGATGTGATCGTGTGCGATATAGGCTTGCCGGGCATGGATGGCTTTCAGGTCGTCAGTTCGGCCCGTGCGGCTCTGGTGGCGCCGCTGCCGTGTTTTGTCGCTACGTCGGGATACAGCCAGCTTGGCGAGTTCGACCGCGCTGGCGAGGCAGGGTTTGACCATTACCTGGTAAAACCCATCAATATCGACGCTTTGTCGAAAATAATCACGGCAAAGGCTCCGCGCTGA
- a CDS encoding GTP pyrophosphokinase, whose translation MSEHARRATLERAIEIAATTHAGQTDKGGAPYILHPLRVMLRVAPGAQQIVAVLHDVVEDSDGKVTFDDLAREGFSREVIDGVRAVTKIEGESYDDFIARAALNPVGKAVKLADLAENSDLSRIEAPTQKDLERVEKYRRAIKRLISQQ comes from the coding sequence ATGAGTGAACACGCAAGACGCGCTACCCTGGAGCGCGCGATTGAAATCGCTGCCACCACCCATGCCGGCCAGACGGACAAAGGCGGCGCGCCGTACATACTGCACCCCTTGCGCGTCATGTTGCGTGTCGCCCCCGGCGCCCAGCAGATTGTCGCCGTGCTGCATGATGTGGTGGAAGACAGCGACGGCAAAGTCACCTTCGACGACCTGGCGCGCGAAGGATTTTCCCGGGAAGTCATCGACGGCGTGCGCGCCGTGACCAAGATCGAAGGCGAGTCGTACGATGATTTCATTGCCCGCGCAGCGTTGAACCCGGTCGGCAAGGCTGTCAAGCTGGCCGATCTGGCTGAGAATAGCGATTTGTCGAGGATAGAGGCGCCGACGCAGAAGGATCTGGAGCGAGTGGAGAAGTATCGGCGGGCTATTAAACGATTAATATCGCAGCAATGA
- a CDS encoding diguanylate cyclase has protein sequence MIKSGVDGVMRINSYRKIEEYPLVVSAALSEDEVLAEWRLDMILHNAVGGVLVLLIAFIGYRGVRQIDLRVKSEAGLIEARNELEMINETLARLANQDGLTGLANRRHFDQSLLAEFSRAQREDSALGLVLIDVDFFKQYNDIYGHVAGDECLRKIGKVVGYSMRRPGDLAARYGGEELVILLPGTELPGALAVAEGVRQAVQSLGVEHRGNPLCVVTVSVGVAAFMPTHLGNHAVELVELADKALYKAKASGRNQVCHESSCEPAEQAATAFAFR, from the coding sequence GTGATCAAGTCGGGCGTCGATGGCGTGATGCGTATCAATAGCTACCGAAAAATCGAGGAATACCCGCTGGTGGTCTCTGCCGCATTGTCAGAGGATGAAGTACTCGCCGAGTGGCGTCTCGACATGATTTTGCATAACGCGGTGGGTGGCGTATTAGTACTGCTGATTGCCTTCATCGGATACCGCGGAGTGCGGCAAATCGATTTGCGGGTCAAGAGCGAGGCGGGACTGATCGAGGCGCGCAATGAGCTGGAAATGATCAATGAGACCCTGGCCCGCCTTGCCAACCAGGATGGATTGACGGGGCTGGCGAACCGGCGCCACTTCGACCAGTCGCTGCTTGCCGAATTCAGCCGTGCGCAGCGTGAAGACAGCGCACTCGGGCTGGTCTTGATCGATGTCGATTTCTTTAAACAATACAACGATATCTACGGCCATGTGGCCGGCGACGAGTGCCTGAGAAAAATCGGCAAAGTGGTCGGCTACAGCATGCGCAGGCCGGGCGACCTTGCAGCGCGCTACGGTGGCGAGGAATTGGTCATTTTATTGCCCGGAACAGAGTTGCCGGGCGCCTTGGCGGTGGCGGAAGGCGTGCGCCAGGCTGTGCAATCACTGGGCGTCGAGCATCGGGGCAATCCCCTTTGCGTGGTGACAGTCAGTGTCGGCGTGGCGGCTTTCATGCCGACGCACCTGGGAAACCATGCGGTCGAGCTGGTTGAACTCGCTGATAAGGCACTGTACAAGGCCAAGGCATCCGGGAGAAATCAGGTCTGTCATGAATCTTCTTGCGAGCCTGCCGAGCAGGCAGCAACTGCGTTTGCGTTTCGATAG
- a CDS encoding cache domain-containing protein yields the protein MIRSRSLPPRLLGAGFRGFSLLPLAISFVVLVCLSLLAIQLWMTLRAREVQLNEAARESANLAQSVAQHAYDTIKEADTVLLGLVERVETDGVSGLELARIHKLLVTRVAELPQLHGIFIYAQDGSWLVNSQQALLSNLNNSDRNYFNYHRTHEDRGPYVGPPVRSKSTGQWVVTVSRRINMPDGSFGGVALATLNMNYFRLFYERFSIGKKRRHLHCEWSGYSFIEKAIR from the coding sequence ATGATCAGGTCACGCAGCTTGCCGCCACGCTTGTTGGGAGCAGGTTTCCGTGGCTTTTCCCTGCTGCCGCTGGCTATTTCATTTGTCGTGCTGGTGTGCCTGTCGCTCCTGGCGATCCAGCTATGGATGACCTTGCGCGCACGGGAAGTGCAGTTGAATGAAGCTGCCCGTGAAAGCGCCAACCTGGCGCAATCTGTTGCGCAGCATGCCTATGACACCATCAAGGAGGCCGATACGGTGCTGCTCGGACTGGTGGAGCGGGTGGAGACAGACGGCGTGTCCGGTCTTGAACTGGCCCGTATCCATAAATTGCTGGTCACCCGTGTCGCCGAGCTGCCCCAGTTGCACGGCATCTTCATCTATGCCCAAGATGGCAGCTGGCTCGTGAACTCCCAGCAAGCGCTGTTAAGCAATCTGAATAATTCCGATCGAAATTATTTTAACTACCATCGAACGCATGAGGATCGGGGGCCTTATGTCGGTCCTCCCGTGCGCAGCAAATCGACGGGGCAATGGGTAGTTACGGTGTCGCGGCGGATCAATATGCCTGACGGAAGTTTCGGTGGCGTGGCGCTGGCGACCCTGAATATGAATTATTTCAGGCTGTTTTATGAACGTTTTTCGATAGGAAAAAAAAGGCGCCATCTACATTGCGAATGGAGCGGGTATTCTTTTATTGAGAAGGCCATTCGATGA